TTCGATCACGAAGTGCTGACGCGTCTTCTTCACGCAAAGCCGGTATTTCATGTGTTGTTGCTGCTGTTGAAATCGTTACACTTGCAAGCTGATATTTTTTTAGAAATGGTCCTTGCTTTGTATCAACATGCTGCACGCGAATCATAGGCACCAGCGTGCGTGACATAATCAAAATACCGTGCTGTATGTATATTTCTTGCTCAAACAATTCATAGCGCCATTTTCTAAATCGTAATTTAGGGAGCATAAAGATAGTTAAAATAGTGGATAAAATACTAATAATGAAAAGTGCAATTCCAATCCAATACGGCCAATCAAAAATATAGCTAACAACAGCGACTGCGATTGTAATTAACCAAAGCACGCTTTCATAAAAGGCTCCTGTTAATTTCCAGGCATTAATAGATTCAGGTGCAAGCGTATTTACTGGTGGCTGTCTCATTCACTCTCATTCCCCTTTCTTTTCTGTTTTATGTTCTTACGTTTTAAAAAGAGCAAAGTTTCACTATTGCAAGCAGATACTCAATTATTTAAATGCTTGCCCATATAAGTTAAACATAAAAAAACTGCACCTCCAATTGTTAGAATGTCTCTAACAATTGGGTTGCAGTTCAAGTTTACAGCTTTTCCTTAATTATTTATCACGGTTTCGACGTTGAAAATTCCCTTTTCGACCTCTTCCACCTTGGTTACGTCCACCGCCATCACGACGCTGACCGTAGAAACGCTTGTTATTGGAACGACGGTTATTGTCTTTTGTGCGCTGTGCTTTTTTCACACTGATAGGTGCAACAGATGAAATTTTAACAGGTGCATCTCTGCGCTCTTTTGTTAATAAGCTTAATGCTGCTGCAATTACAGTGATAGAATCATGATCTTCTAATAAGTCATTCGCTGCAGCATGATAGGATGTTAAATCCTTTTTCCCAATTGCTTTTACGATCTTATCGATTGTTACTTGCTGCTGACCGCGTAATGCATCTTGATTTGTCGGTGGTGCAAGACGTTTCATTTTACTCTTAGTTGTTTTTTCAATTAATTGTAAATGTGCCATTTCGCGTGGGGTAATGAACGAAATTGCTTCACCAGTGCGACCAGCTCTGCCTGTACGTCCAATACGGTGTACATAGCTTTCTGGATCTTGCGGAATATCAAAGTTGTATACGTGTGTAACCCCAGAAATATCAAGCCCGCGTGCCGCTACATCTGTAGCAACAAGTACATCCACACGACCGCCTTTAAATTTATTTAAGACAGACATACGTTTCCCTTGTGTTAAGTCTCCATGAATACCCTCTGCACGGTAACCTCTTGCTTGTAAACCTTCTGTGATCTCATCCACACGTTTTTTCGTTCTGCCGAAAACAATCGCAAGTTCTGGAGAATGGATATCCAGATGATTGTTCAGTGTATCGAATTTATATTTCTCAGGAATTTCAATGAAATACTGTTCAATGTTTTCAACTGTCATTTCCTTCGCTTTTACTTTCACCTCTTTTGGCGATTTCATTAGCGTGGTAGCGATATTGCGAATTTCTTTTGGCATTGTTGCTGAGAATAGCAATGTTTGACGATCTTCAGGGATACTCTTTAAAATTTCGCGAATATCGTCAATGAATCCCATGTTCAGCATTTCATCTGCTTCATCCAATACAGCTGTCTGTACAGCATCCGTACGAATTGTTCTTCTGCGCATATGATCCATTAATCTTCCTGGTGTTGCTACAACAATTTGTGGACCATCTTTTAAAGCACGAATTTGTCGATCCATATGCTGCCCACCGAAGATTGCAAGTGCACGAATACCTGTAAACTTCGCTAAACGATTTAATTCTTCTGCAACTTGAATAGCAAGCTCTCTTGTTGGTGCAACAACCAAAGCTTGAACCTTTCTTAGTTTTGAATCAATTTTATCAATCATTGGAATACCGAATGCAGCTGTTTTACCTGTACCTGTCTGTGCTTGTCCGATTACATCGTTACCTTCCAATGCAAACGGAATTGTCTCTGCTTGAATTGGTGTAGCTTCCTCAAACCCCATTTTTTCCAATGCTTTCATAATTGAGGCTGATACACCTAGTTCATTAAATTTTGTCACCTAATAGTCGACTCCTTTTTTTGTGAAAATTTATTCGCAAAAGAGGCCCTGAATTTTTCTCATACTTTATTCTTTAAATAATCTTCCCGCCTGACATGCAGATAAATCATTTCTGACGTAACAATCATCACATTTTCATTCTGGTCTGCGTACAAGAATGAAAAGCGGATGCTGAATCGCAAGTAAAAAACTATACCAGCTATTTATAGGGAATATAAGACCTGAACTCGTATCATTATATTTTATTCATATTAAAGTACAAAAAAGGCTTCACCTAACATGGTAAGAGGCCTCGAAACTAATGCTTCAACTATCATACCACATATGATGCATTTATATCTACTTCGCACCAAATGATTTTTTCCATTCGACATGTTAAAATTAACTATACGGCTTTATTTCGTACAATGTTAAAATTCAGCTGTTTATATAAAATGGGATATTTTGTGATATAGAATGAAGTAATGACGCATTCTGTGTTTTCCTTGCTTACCTATAAATGGTTCAATTAACATATAGCCTTTTTAAATAAAAACTAAAAGATCAACTCAAAAAGATTGACCAAATGAAATTACAAAGGATGTTTATGATGCGACTTCCTCCATTCAATCCATATGCAGCAGTTGCTATCGGCGTACTGGCTGTCTCTACGTCAGCTGTTTTCGTAAAGCTTGCAAATAGCGCTCCTGCTGGTATTATCGCAAATTATAGATTACTGTTTGCTGTACTGATTATGCTACCAATTGTTTTATTGAAATATAGACATGAATTTCGGTTTATATCTAAGAAAAACTGGTTCTTTTCCATTTTAGCGGGAATATTTTTAGCGCTCCATTTTATTCTTTGGTTTGAATCGCTGAATTATACTTCTGTAGCAAGCTCAGTTGTTCTTGTAACAATGCAGCCGCTTTTCGCATTTATTGGTACCTTTTTACTTTTCCAAGAAAGATTTTCCTATGGTGCGGTCATAAGCATGATTATCGCTATCTTTGGCAGTTTCATTATTGGATGGGGAGATTTTCAAATAGGCGGTATGGCACTGTTTGGAGATATCCTTGCACTCTTAGGCGCAATTGCAGTAACTGTCTATTTTCTATTTGGACAAAGTTCAAGACAGCATCTGTCACTAATCCCCTATACCTTTATTGTTTATGCCGTTAGCTCCATCACCTTGATATTGTATAATATCGTACTTGGTAATTCCTTCTTTGGTTATCCTCAAGAACACTGGTGGGCATTCATTGCTCTAGCAATTATCCCAACATTTCTTGGGCATAGCTTATTCAATTGGGCTTTAAAATGGGTAAGTACGTCTACCATTTCGATGGGAATTGTGCTTGAACCTATTGGTGCGACTATTCTTGCATATCTAATCTTAAATGAGACAATTACATGGTCACAATTTCTTGGTGGCACTATTGTTTTAGTAGGATTATTCCTATTTATCGTAAGCACATCCAGAAAAACAAAGGTTACGATAGCAATGAAAAGCAATCAAAGCAATAAAAATAGTGGAAATGTTGATTAGAATTCGAAATTCAATTATAACTATTCCTTGAAATGCTGATATACTAAAATTTATTAATGATAAAGCGAGTGAGTTTATGACAATTCAACTAATGATAGATGGCGGTGCTGATATTCCCGGGCGCTTAAACGAATCTTTAAATATTAAAGTTGTTCCATTGTACTTGCACTTTAGTGATGGCCACTATAAAAGCGGGATAACATTAGATATAGCAGGCTACTACCAAAAGATTAAAACGTTAAATGAACTTCCCCGCTCTGCCGCTCCAAGCCCTCACGACTTTTATGAAGCATATAAAGCAGTGGATCGGGCGAAGCCAATTATTATGCTAAGTCTCTCTAAGGAACTTAGCAGTACGTACGATCATGCTTTGCTTGGAAGGAAAATGCTTCTTGAAGAGGAGCCGGAAAGAAGAATAGAAGTAATCAATACTAAAACTGCTTCTTGTGGTATTGCCCTTTTACTTCATGCAGCAAAGGTTAAATTAAACGAGGGCTACTCTTATGAACAACTAATAGAGCATCTTCATGAACGTGTCGAGCAAACGACAACTTTATTTATTTTAAAAACACTGGAAAACCTTGTGTTAGGCGGTCGTCTCGATAAAGTAAAGGGGAAAATTGCAAAGACATTGAACATTAAATTACTAATGCGCGGAAGCAGTGAAGGTTCGATTGAAGTAACCGATAAAATTCGCGGCGATAAGAAATCAATCCGGCGATTTGTTGATCAAATCGGAGAATATACAAAGCATGTAGAAGACAAGATTATTGCAATGACACATTGCAATGACATCGAACGAGCTACAAAAGTATTAGCAGACATACGCAGCAAATATAATTTCAAGGATGCCCTTTTAACAGAAACCGGACCGTTAATTTCAACATACGGTGGAGAAGGTGCACTGGTAATTGCCTTTTTTAAAGATCGGAATTAATAAAAGACCCGCTCTCAAATATTAGAGAGCAGGCCTTTAATTTGTCTTTTCAACCAGAAAGTCATAAACCATCCCATTTAGCGTATCCTTATCATCACCAAGACAAATCAAATGCCTGGAGCGTTCAAAAAACACAACTTCCTTTTCTTCCGAGTGAATTTCTTTATCCAAATAATAACCTGTTTTATAAGGCACCATTCCGTCCTGCTGTCCATGCGCAATAAGTACTGGGGAATCAATCTTACCTAAATAGCGGCGTGTAAATCGAACAAGCTTCATAAATTCAAGATTGGCTTTAATAGGAACCGTGCCTATTTTTTTCTTGTAATGCTGATAAAGTTTGTTTTCCCCAAGAGTTCCTTTAACTCCATCAACAATTACTTCTCCTATGTCTAATCCGATTTGTATGAAGTTCAGATATTTGCCAGATGTTGCTAACAGTACGAGCTTGTCGATTTTATATTTAGCTGCCAAGTAAGCTGCAATCATCCCCCCCATGGAAAAACCAATTACATAAATTTCTTCATACTTACTTTGCAGTTTCTCCAACTCTCTTTCCGCAGCCGCTATCCATTTTTTATAGGAAACATCT
This region of Oceanobacillus sp. FSL K6-2867 genomic DNA includes:
- a CDS encoding PH domain-containing protein — encoded protein: MRQPPVNTLAPESINAWKLTGAFYESVLWLITIAVAVVSYIFDWPYWIGIALFIISILSTILTIFMLPKLRFRKWRYELFEQEIYIQHGILIMSRTLVPMIRVQHVDTKQGPFLKKYQLASVTISTAATTHEIPALREEDASALRDRISALARVEEDDV
- a CDS encoding DEAD/DEAH box helicase, with translation MTKFNELGVSASIMKALEKMGFEEATPIQAETIPFALEGNDVIGQAQTGTGKTAAFGIPMIDKIDSKLRKVQALVVAPTRELAIQVAEELNRLAKFTGIRALAIFGGQHMDRQIRALKDGPQIVVATPGRLMDHMRRRTIRTDAVQTAVLDEADEMLNMGFIDDIREILKSIPEDRQTLLFSATMPKEIRNIATTLMKSPKEVKVKAKEMTVENIEQYFIEIPEKYKFDTLNNHLDIHSPELAIVFGRTKKRVDEITEGLQARGYRAEGIHGDLTQGKRMSVLNKFKGGRVDVLVATDVAARGLDISGVTHVYNFDIPQDPESYVHRIGRTGRAGRTGEAISFITPREMAHLQLIEKTTKSKMKRLAPPTNQDALRGQQQVTIDKIVKAIGKKDLTSYHAAANDLLEDHDSITVIAAALSLLTKERRDAPVKISSVAPISVKKAQRTKDNNRRSNNKRFYGQRRDGGGRNQGGRGRKGNFQRRNRDK
- a CDS encoding DMT family transporter, giving the protein MRLPPFNPYAAVAIGVLAVSTSAVFVKLANSAPAGIIANYRLLFAVLIMLPIVLLKYRHEFRFISKKNWFFSILAGIFLALHFILWFESLNYTSVASSVVLVTMQPLFAFIGTFLLFQERFSYGAVISMIIAIFGSFIIGWGDFQIGGMALFGDILALLGAIAVTVYFLFGQSSRQHLSLIPYTFIVYAVSSITLILYNIVLGNSFFGYPQEHWWAFIALAIIPTFLGHSLFNWALKWVSTSTISMGIVLEPIGATILAYLILNETITWSQFLGGTIVLVGLFLFIVSTSRKTKVTIAMKSNQSNKNSGNVD
- a CDS encoding DegV family protein; translated protein: MTIQLMIDGGADIPGRLNESLNIKVVPLYLHFSDGHYKSGITLDIAGYYQKIKTLNELPRSAAPSPHDFYEAYKAVDRAKPIIMLSLSKELSSTYDHALLGRKMLLEEEPERRIEVINTKTASCGIALLLHAAKVKLNEGYSYEQLIEHLHERVEQTTTLFILKTLENLVLGGRLDKVKGKIAKTLNIKLLMRGSSEGSIEVTDKIRGDKKSIRRFVDQIGEYTKHVEDKIIAMTHCNDIERATKVLADIRSKYNFKDALLTETGPLISTYGGEGALVIAFFKDRN
- a CDS encoding alpha/beta fold hydrolase; amino-acid sequence: MIGCLVIHGYTGGPYEVDPLADFLKDNTDWHIEVPTLPGHGKELHLEDVSYKKWIAAAERELEKLQSKYEEIYVIGFSMGGMIAAYLAAKYKIDKLVLLATSGKYLNFIQIGLDIGEVIVDGVKGTLGENKLYQHYKKKIGTVPIKANLEFMKLVRFTRRYLGKIDSPVLIAHGQQDGMVPYKTGYYLDKEIHSEEKEVVFFERSRHLICLGDDKDTLNGMVYDFLVEKTN